A stretch of Pseudolysobacter antarcticus DNA encodes these proteins:
- a CDS encoding FKBP-type peptidyl-prolyl cis-trans isomerase, producing the protein MQIADRCVASFHYTLTNGHGDVLDSSVGREPLTYLQGKGNIVAGLEKAMAGKSAGDKFEVDVSPEEGYGARQQGMIQVVPRSAFQGIDTLEPGMQFQSQGSHGPMSVVVTAIEGDEVTVDGNHPLAGETLHFAIEVTDVREASVEEVLHGHVHGAGGHHH; encoded by the coding sequence ATGCAGATCGCTGATCGTTGTGTTGCCAGTTTCCATTACACCCTGACCAACGGTCACGGTGATGTGCTCGATTCATCCGTCGGCCGCGAGCCGTTGACCTACCTGCAGGGCAAGGGAAATATCGTTGCGGGCTTGGAAAAAGCCATGGCCGGAAAAAGCGCCGGCGATAAATTCGAGGTGGATGTTTCGCCTGAGGAAGGTTACGGCGCGCGCCAGCAAGGCATGATCCAGGTCGTGCCGCGCAGCGCGTTTCAAGGCATCGATACGTTGGAGCCGGGCATGCAATTCCAGTCGCAGGGTAGCCATGGGCCGATGTCGGTCGTGGTCACCGCGATCGAGGGCGACGAGGTAACAGTCGACGGCAATCATCCGCTGGCCGGCGAGACGCTGCATTTTGCGATCGAAGTCACCGATGTGCGCGAAGCGAGTGTCGAAGAAGTTCTGCACGGACATGTGCATGGCGCTGGTGGTCATCACCACTGA
- a CDS encoding LysR family transcriptional regulator — protein MTRRIPPLSTEQIAAFVELARVGSLQAAAQSLHLSSEGLRGRILALESALGTSLYEKERGRRGNVELTASGKRFLQKAVRFLDQAHELTRLFEPRRETKEIQLIASHYLMTYVLVDVVREFRKNYPDYNLRLSTRAEAQVISMLLSESHCAIGACTPTDFPRSLQHHPWRNVGWCLVVPSAHRWANARSVSLAEIATEPLIVFERMSAGRLHVLETFFALGLEPTIHLEATSTPLILAMVDAGLGVALVPSPPSDAVIRGLDVTIVAVVEPIRPIETGIFLRTEWQDEPGVRALLDMILSFGSK, from the coding sequence ATGACGCGCAGAATCCCGCCGCTTTCCACCGAACAAATCGCGGCCTTCGTCGAGCTGGCACGTGTTGGCAGTTTGCAGGCTGCGGCGCAAAGCCTGCATCTTTCTTCGGAAGGATTGCGCGGTCGTATCCTCGCGCTCGAAAGCGCACTCGGCACGAGCCTGTACGAAAAGGAACGCGGCCGCCGCGGCAATGTCGAACTGACCGCATCGGGCAAACGATTCCTGCAGAAGGCGGTGCGCTTTCTCGATCAGGCGCACGAGCTCACGCGGTTGTTCGAGCCGCGCCGCGAGACCAAGGAAATCCAGCTGATCGCCAGTCACTACCTGATGACGTATGTGCTGGTGGATGTGGTGCGCGAATTTCGCAAAAATTATCCCGACTACAACCTGCGCTTGTCGACGCGCGCCGAGGCGCAGGTGATTTCGATGCTGCTGAGCGAGTCGCATTGTGCGATTGGCGCATGCACGCCGACCGATTTTCCGCGCAGCCTGCAACATCATCCGTGGCGCAACGTTGGCTGGTGTCTGGTGGTGCCGAGTGCACATCGCTGGGCAAATGCGAGATCGGTATCGCTGGCGGAAATCGCCACTGAACCGTTGATCGTTTTCGAGCGCATGTCGGCCGGACGCCTGCATGTGCTGGAGACTTTTTTCGCGCTGGGGCTGGAGCCGACGATCCATCTTGAAGCGACCTCGACTCCTTTGATTCTGGCGATGGTCGACGCCGGCCTCGGCGTGGCGCTGGTGCCGTCACCGCCGTCTGACGCGGTCATACGTGGGCTCGATGTCACGATTGTCGCGGTGGTTGAACCGATCCGCCCGATCGAGACCGGAATATTTTTGCGCACCGAATGGCAAGACGAACCGGGCGTGCGCGCGCTGCTCGATATGATTCTCAGTTTTGGCAGCAAATAA